Proteins encoded by one window of Bauldia sp.:
- a CDS encoding L,D-transpeptidase — MRIAFLLAATAALALPSFATQAAPATVSLTAQYSPGTIIVRTSERRLYLVLGSGKALRYPVGVGKAGKQWAGSARIVAKFIKPDWSPPAEVKHDNPRLPDLIKGGTPANPMGAAAMVLTGGEYAIHGTNRPNSIGGFVSYGCIRMFNGDILDLYSRVSVGTPVVVSR, encoded by the coding sequence ATGCGTATCGCGTTCCTCCTGGCGGCAACGGCCGCCCTCGCCCTGCCGTCCTTTGCCACCCAGGCGGCGCCCGCGACGGTCAGCCTCACGGCCCAATATTCGCCCGGCACGATCATCGTGCGCACCTCGGAGCGGCGGCTTTATCTCGTGCTCGGTTCCGGCAAGGCGCTGCGCTATCCCGTCGGCGTCGGGAAGGCCGGCAAGCAGTGGGCCGGGTCGGCGCGGATCGTGGCCAAGTTCATCAAGCCCGACTGGAGCCCGCCGGCCGAGGTCAAGCACGACAATCCCCGCCTGCCCGATCTCATCAAGGGCGGCACGCCGGCGAACCCGATGGGCGCGGCGGCCATGGTGCTCACCGGCGGCGAATACGCCATCCACGGCACCAACCGGCCGAACTCCATCGGCGGCTTCGTTTCGTACGGCTGCATACGCATGTTCAACGGGGATATCCTCGACCTTTATTCCCGCGTCTCGGTGGGCACTCCGGTAGTCGTTTCGCGCTGA
- a CDS encoding YcgN family cysteine cluster protein, whose product MSEPAALPFWKTLALSEMSHAQWESLCDGCGRCCLNKLMYEDTGEIAWTDVACKLLDGDTCRCTDYPNRHARVPDCQALTPENVPGLTWLPPSCGYRLVAEGRDLYWWHPLVSGDPDTVHAAGISVKGRTQSEAEMTIEDFEDYVVAWPGEIPAKAREPLAAKRRK is encoded by the coding sequence ATGTCCGAACCCGCCGCGCTGCCCTTCTGGAAAACCCTCGCGCTGTCCGAGATGAGTCACGCCCAGTGGGAGTCGCTCTGCGATGGATGCGGCCGCTGCTGTCTCAATAAGCTGATGTACGAGGACACCGGCGAGATCGCGTGGACCGACGTCGCGTGCAAGCTGCTCGACGGCGACACCTGCCGCTGCACGGACTATCCGAACCGCCATGCCCGCGTGCCGGATTGCCAGGCGCTGACGCCGGAGAACGTGCCGGGCCTCACCTGGCTGCCGCCGAGCTGCGGCTATCGCCTCGTTGCCGAGGGCCGCGACCTCTATTGGTGGCACCCGCTGGTCTCCGGCGATCCGGATACGGTGCACGCCGCAGGGATCTCGGTGAAGGGCCGCACGCAGAGCGAAGCCGAGATGACGATCGAGGATTTCGAGGACTACGTCGTGGCCTGGCCGGGCGAGATCCCGGCGAAGGCGCGCGAGCCGCTCGCCGCCAAGCGCCGCAAGTAG
- a CDS encoding FecR family protein, with the protein MFTNLSRTLFGAALLSLTLAGAASAEPWQITQSTGPVWFGSDQTQLVSLGSSTDIPGGQTVVTGEGARVMLVRGEQTMLIGANSVVTVPDADEGGITTILQRSGEVTFDVDRQKVQHFAVETPYLAAVVKGTMFTVDVDAFTATVSVDRGLVEVSDLVTGEKVDTAPGQRAAVSGPGAKLNISGSGLLALISQGEARAPLVAPLSSDGLRALQTKARGGNSTQALNSTGGDINNAGLAAIAAGGGNGGGGPTGGTGGDVTGGPSGGGSAQNVALYTGNDAAFKRHPAPEQGVSPLTFALAAAFLTLLALAWAYVRRNA; encoded by the coding sequence TTGTTCACCAATCTTTCGCGCACCCTTTTCGGGGCCGCTCTTCTCTCCCTGACACTGGCTGGCGCCGCGAGCGCCGAGCCCTGGCAGATCACCCAGTCGACCGGGCCGGTGTGGTTCGGCTCCGACCAGACGCAACTCGTGTCGCTGGGCTCCAGCACCGACATCCCCGGCGGCCAGACCGTCGTCACCGGCGAAGGCGCCCGCGTGATGCTGGTGCGCGGCGAGCAGACGATGCTGATCGGCGCCAACTCGGTCGTCACGGTTCCCGACGCTGACGAAGGCGGCATCACCACGATCCTGCAGCGCTCCGGCGAGGTCACTTTCGACGTCGATCGCCAGAAGGTGCAGCACTTCGCGGTCGAGACGCCGTATCTCGCGGCGGTCGTGAAGGGCACGATGTTCACGGTCGACGTCGACGCCTTCACCGCGACGGTGTCCGTCGACCGCGGCCTGGTCGAGGTCTCCGATCTCGTCACCGGCGAGAAGGTCGATACGGCCCCGGGTCAGCGCGCCGCGGTCAGCGGGCCGGGTGCCAAGCTCAACATTTCCGGCTCGGGCCTGCTGGCGCTCATCTCGCAGGGCGAAGCGCGCGCGCCGCTCGTGGCGCCGCTGTCTTCCGACGGCCTGCGCGCGTTGCAGACCAAGGCGCGTGGCGGCAACTCGACCCAGGCGCTGAACAGCACCGGTGGCGATATCAACAACGCCGGCCTTGCCGCGATCGCGGCGGGCGGCGGCAACGGTGGCGGCGGCCCGACCGGCGGCACCGGCGGCGACGTCACCGGCGGCCCGAGCGGCGGCGGCAGCGCGCAGAACGTTGCGCTCTACACCGGCAACGACGCCGCCTTCAAGCGGCACCCGGCGCCGGAGCAGGGCGTCAGCCCGCTCACCTTCGCGCTCGCGGCGGCGTTCCTGACGCTGCTGGCGCTGGCCTGGGCTTACGTGCGCCGCAACGCCTGA
- a CDS encoding EAL domain-containing protein has translation MRLRRAVAAALIILVALAAHWGGLLRPLNHALTSLRMYSEPRQPTGDVVVVDIDAKSIATIGSWPWPRRLHAELIDRLVELGASDIAFDIDFSAATNPTDDAALEAAIARAAGKITLAAFVQKQTTGADSAVAFNRPLARFAKNAWMGSVNVRQDSDGIVRQFGYGLILDGKVIPSIPSILAGGISRTGREFSIDFSIDTRAIDRISLIDVLRGTVDPQRLAGKKVIVGAQAVELRDFFNVPVAGTISGAMLQAAATETLLQGRALEPSSVWVEVAGLMLIALAVLAIGRVRWSTMVAALIAIAALTEAAAAMIQKEYAFATNTAPWHVAFATFAIAVLVSEIDIRELLQNMWRLRASNAEALLTKVVADNFAGVVVVDETGIVRAASRSASELLNLRRSLIGAAAREVLPPELMAGIDAVMAVPEFDRVSRRPSVTVLTRRDGQERAIEHVTTVSEVESVPAEGGGLRRQRVATVTFTDVTEQRAAEAQIAYMARFDALTELPNRNLVIERLEDVFASKDTAVRASAVVCLDLDGFKNVNDSLGHQTGDLLLQAVAQKATAILPHGAMVARLGGDEFAAIFSGKTASEDAVEFATRAVHKVNLPFDIAGHRILISASAGVALADARDRGPDDILKRADVALSRAKANGGNGVAIFERRMLEAVVERQKLELDLWQALEREEFEVWYQPQVELRTGRVAGVEALLRWRHPDRGLVMPGDFIPVAEAIGLIDELGQWVLETACAEVATWPADVRLAVNVSSAQFARCDMAALVASALEKGNLPASRLDLEITESVFLQPSSTLHDVLTSLRSMGVGIALDDFGTGYSSLGYLQKFPITKIKLDRQFVADLPANAGSAAIVRAVASLARELKLQLNAEGVEMVAQVAFLNAYGIDEVQGYLYGRPAPARDIIGTLEPSTEGVARLRA, from the coding sequence ATGAGGCTCCGCCGCGCCGTCGCCGCCGCCCTGATCATTCTGGTTGCGCTGGCGGCGCATTGGGGCGGCCTGCTCCGGCCGCTGAACCATGCGCTGACGTCGCTCAGGATGTATTCCGAGCCGCGGCAGCCGACCGGCGACGTCGTCGTCGTCGACATCGATGCCAAGAGCATCGCCACCATCGGCAGTTGGCCGTGGCCGCGCCGCCTGCATGCCGAGCTGATCGACAGGCTGGTCGAGCTCGGCGCCTCCGACATCGCCTTCGACATCGACTTCAGCGCCGCGACCAACCCGACCGACGACGCCGCGCTGGAGGCGGCGATCGCCCGCGCCGCCGGCAAGATCACGCTCGCCGCCTTCGTCCAGAAGCAGACGACGGGGGCGGATTCGGCGGTGGCGTTCAACCGGCCGCTGGCGCGCTTTGCCAAGAACGCGTGGATGGGCAGCGTCAACGTCCGCCAGGACTCCGACGGCATCGTCCGCCAGTTCGGCTACGGCCTCATTCTCGACGGCAAGGTGATCCCCTCGATCCCGTCGATCCTCGCCGGCGGCATCAGCCGCACCGGGCGTGAATTTTCCATCGACTTCAGCATCGACACGCGCGCCATCGACCGCATCTCGCTGATCGACGTGCTGCGCGGCACCGTCGATCCTCAGCGGCTGGCGGGCAAGAAGGTGATCGTCGGCGCGCAGGCGGTCGAGCTCCGCGACTTCTTCAACGTGCCGGTGGCCGGCACGATCTCGGGCGCGATGCTGCAGGCGGCGGCGACCGAGACGCTGCTGCAGGGCCGCGCGCTGGAGCCGTCGAGCGTCTGGGTGGAGGTCGCCGGCCTGATGCTGATCGCGCTCGCGGTTTTGGCGATCGGCCGCGTCCGCTGGTCGACCATGGTCGCCGCGCTGATCGCCATCGCCGCGCTGACCGAAGCCGCCGCGGCGATGATCCAGAAGGAATACGCTTTCGCCACCAACACGGCGCCATGGCATGTCGCGTTCGCGACCTTCGCCATCGCGGTGCTGGTGAGCGAGATCGATATCCGCGAGCTGCTGCAAAACATGTGGCGGCTGCGCGCCTCGAACGCCGAGGCGCTGCTGACCAAGGTCGTCGCCGACAATTTCGCCGGCGTCGTCGTTGTCGACGAGACCGGCATCGTCCGCGCCGCCAGCCGCAGCGCCTCCGAGCTGCTCAACCTGCGCCGCAGCCTGATCGGCGCCGCGGCACGCGAGGTGCTGCCGCCCGAACTGATGGCCGGCATCGATGCGGTCATGGCGGTACCGGAATTCGACCGCGTTTCCCGCCGTCCGAGCGTCACGGTGCTTACCCGCCGCGACGGCCAGGAGCGCGCCATCGAGCACGTCACGACGGTCTCCGAGGTGGAGAGCGTGCCGGCCGAAGGCGGCGGGCTGCGCAGGCAGCGCGTCGCGACCGTGACCTTCACCGACGTCACCGAGCAGCGCGCCGCCGAGGCGCAGATCGCCTACATGGCGCGCTTCGACGCGCTGACCGAGCTGCCCAACCGCAACCTGGTGATCGAGCGGCTGGAAGATGTCTTCGCCTCGAAGGATACCGCGGTGCGCGCCAGCGCCGTGGTCTGCCTCGACCTCGACGGCTTCAAGAACGTCAACGACAGCCTCGGCCACCAGACCGGCGACCTGCTGCTGCAGGCGGTGGCCCAGAAGGCAACCGCGATCCTGCCGCATGGCGCGATGGTCGCGCGGCTGGGCGGCGACGAATTCGCGGCGATTTTCTCCGGCAAGACCGCCAGCGAGGATGCGGTCGAGTTCGCGACGCGCGCCGTCCACAAGGTCAATCTGCCCTTCGACATCGCCGGCCACCGCATCCTGATCAGCGCCAGCGCCGGCGTCGCACTGGCCGACGCCCGCGACCGCGGACCGGACGACATCCTGAAGCGCGCCGACGTCGCGCTGTCGCGCGCCAAGGCGAACGGCGGCAACGGCGTCGCCATTTTCGAGCGGCGGATGCTGGAGGCGGTGGTCGAACGCCAGAAGCTTGAGCTGGATCTCTGGCAGGCTCTGGAGCGCGAGGAATTCGAGGTCTGGTACCAGCCGCAAGTCGAGCTGCGCACCGGCCGCGTCGCCGGCGTCGAGGCGCTGCTGCGCTGGCGCCATCCCGACCGCGGCCTGGTGATGCCGGGCGACTTCATTCCGGTCGCCGAGGCGATCGGCCTGATCGACGAACTCGGCCAATGGGTGCTGGAGACGGCGTGCGCCGAGGTCGCGACGTGGCCGGCCGACGTGCGCCTGGCGGTCAACGTATCGTCGGCGCAGTTCGCGCGCTGCGACATGGCGGCGCTGGTCGCGTCGGCGCTGGAGAAGGGGAACCTGCCGGCATCGCGGCTCGACCTCGAAATCACGGAGTCGGTGTTCCTGCAGCCGAGCTCGACGCTGCATGACGTTTTGACCAGTTTGCGTTCGATGGGCGTCGGCATCGCGCTCGACGATTTCGGCACCGGCTACTCGTCGCTGGGCTACCTGCAGAAGTTCCCGATCACCAAGATCAAGCTGGATCGCCAGTTCGTTGCGGATTTGCCGGCCAATGCCGGCTCGGCTGCGATCGTGCGCGCCGTCGCGAGTCTTGCGCGTGAGCTGAAGCTGCAGCTCAACGCCGAAGGCGTCGAGATGGTGGCGCAGGTCGCCTTCCTCAACGCCTACGGCATCGACGAAGTGCAGGGCTACCTCTACGGCCGCCCGGCGCCGGCCAGGGACATCATCGGCACGCTCGAGCCTTCGACCGAGGGCGTCGCGCGGCTGCGCGCCTGA
- a CDS encoding SelT/SelW/SelH family protein, whose product MSETPPPLPVVTIQYCRQCRWLLRAAWMAQELLTTFEDELGGVTLIPGTGGIFVVRVDGDIVWSRKDEDRFPEITELKQRVRDRAAPDKPLGHSEKKAAIVRD is encoded by the coding sequence ATGAGCGAAACGCCGCCGCCGCTGCCGGTCGTCACCATCCAGTATTGCCGGCAATGCCGCTGGCTGCTCCGCGCCGCGTGGATGGCGCAGGAACTGCTTACCACCTTCGAGGACGAACTCGGTGGCGTGACGCTGATCCCCGGCACCGGCGGCATCTTCGTCGTCCGCGTCGACGGCGACATCGTCTGGTCGCGGAAGGACGAGGACCGCTTCCCCGAGATCACCGAATTGAAGCAGCGCGTGCGCGACCGCGCCGCGCCCGACAAGCCGCTCGGGCATTCGGAGAAGAAGGCGGCGATCGTTCGGGATTAG
- a CDS encoding MbcA/ParS/Xre antitoxin family protein, which yields MAKASRAATTVEDIAPVNLNDPADQARLSPAAGKAMLRIADFWNLSPEQAGGLLGGISVRTWYRMKSAPAEAMGQDMLTRISAVVGIYKGLRLLFSEPLSNDWVRKPNRHPIFGGRTPLTAMIEGGIPKMLEVRGYVDALRGGL from the coding sequence ATGGCAAAAGCCTCGCGTGCTGCAACTACTGTCGAAGACATTGCGCCGGTCAATCTCAACGATCCGGCGGACCAGGCCCGGCTTTCGCCGGCCGCCGGCAAGGCGATGCTGCGCATCGCCGATTTCTGGAATCTCAGCCCCGAGCAAGCGGGCGGGCTGCTCGGCGGCATCTCCGTGCGCACCTGGTACCGCATGAAGAGTGCCCCCGCCGAAGCGATGGGGCAGGACATGCTGACGCGGATCAGCGCCGTGGTCGGCATCTACAAGGGCCTCCGGCTGCTGTTCTCCGAGCCGCTGTCGAACGACTGGGTGAGGAAGCCGAACCGACATCCAATCTTCGGCGGGCGCACGCCGCTGACGGCGATGATCGAGGGCGGCATCCCGAAGATGCTGGAGGTGCGCGGCTACGTCGACGCGCTCCGCGGCGGCCTGTGA
- a CDS encoding RES family NAD+ phosphorylase produces MIGKAVALRQADTVRLLPSARLKAPALAPLADTAEEFDALVQLESATHGRLRAQESGLGGLAAREMVFNVPNFTFINAAFAYTRPGGNRFNRPDRGAWYCGFAVETSLAEVAYHLTRALADADGSFDNVTEYVELYADFNGEFRDLRGLKPSPRCLNEDPRVGYPAGQAAAADILAAKQALGVVYPSVRHAGGTCLAAFHPYVVQNVRQGGMWRLTWAGKAVPDVAKIS; encoded by the coding sequence GTGATCGGGAAGGCGGTCGCGCTGCGCCAGGCCGACACCGTGCGGCTGCTGCCCTCGGCGCGGCTGAAAGCACCGGCGCTGGCGCCGCTTGCCGACACGGCGGAGGAATTCGACGCGCTCGTGCAACTCGAGTCCGCCACCCACGGCCGCCTGAGGGCGCAGGAGTCGGGCCTGGGCGGCCTCGCCGCGCGCGAGATGGTGTTCAACGTGCCGAACTTCACCTTCATCAACGCGGCCTTCGCCTATACGCGGCCGGGCGGCAACCGCTTCAACCGGCCCGATCGCGGCGCGTGGTATTGCGGCTTCGCGGTCGAAACGTCGCTCGCCGAGGTCGCCTACCACCTGACGCGTGCGCTGGCGGACGCCGACGGCAGCTTCGACAACGTGACGGAATACGTGGAGCTCTACGCCGACTTCAACGGCGAGTTCCGCGATCTCCGCGGCCTCAAGCCGTCGCCGCGCTGCCTCAACGAGGATCCGCGCGTCGGCTATCCGGCCGGGCAGGCGGCGGCTGCCGATATTCTCGCGGCAAAGCAGGCGTTGGGCGTCGTCTATCCTTCGGTGCGCCACGCCGGCGGCACGTGTCTGGCGGCGTTTCATCCTTATGTCGTGCAGAATGTGCGGCAGGGCGGGATGTGGCGGCTGACGTGGGCGGGGAAGGCGGTGCCGGATGTGGCGAAAATTTCGTGA
- a CDS encoding terminase family protein yields the protein MKSAPDLRRDWLALGRTKKGRAKLASLPPAEQDELLRLWDTTARDDQWPPAGDWLVWLLVGGRGAGKTRAGAEWVRGMALGRQGFAAAPVGRIALVGETFADVREVMIEGVSGILAVHDRGERPTWLPARRVVEWNNGARAQAFSSEDPESLRGPQFEASWGDELGKWKHAEATWDMLQFGLRLGDRPRQVVTTTPRPVPILRRLLKAEGTVVTRARTADNAAHLAIGFLERMAAQYGGTRLGRQELDGELIEDRGDALWRRADIETARIDGAPDLARIVVAVDPPATRRSGICGIVAAGVGRDGIGYVLADATLREVRPAEWAARAVALYRRLGADALVAEVNQGGDMVAAVIREVDAGVPVKEVRATRGKYLRAEPVAALYAQGRVRHAGAFPELEDELCDFGTDGLSAGRSPDRLDALVWALTALMLGEGGEPKVRRM from the coding sequence ATGAAATCCGCGCCCGACTTGCGCAGAGACTGGCTGGCCTTAGGGAGGACGAAGAAGGGTAGGGCGAAACTTGCGAGCCTGCCGCCCGCGGAGCAGGACGAACTGCTCAGGCTGTGGGACACGACGGCGCGCGACGACCAGTGGCCGCCGGCCGGCGACTGGCTTGTCTGGCTGCTGGTGGGCGGACGCGGCGCCGGCAAGACGCGCGCCGGCGCCGAGTGGGTGCGCGGGATGGCGCTCGGACGGCAGGGTTTTGCGGCAGCACCGGTCGGGCGCATCGCGCTGGTCGGCGAAACGTTTGCCGACGTGCGCGAGGTGATGATCGAGGGCGTGTCCGGAATTCTCGCCGTGCACGACCGCGGCGAGCGGCCGACCTGGCTGCCGGCTCGACGCGTGGTCGAATGGAACAATGGCGCGCGGGCGCAGGCGTTCTCGTCCGAAGATCCGGAGAGTTTGCGCGGGCCGCAGTTTGAAGCGTCCTGGGGGGATGAGCTCGGCAAATGGAAACACGCCGAGGCGACGTGGGACATGCTGCAGTTCGGTTTGCGTCTCGGCGACCGGCCGCGCCAGGTGGTGACCACGACGCCGCGGCCGGTGCCGATCTTGCGCCGGCTGCTGAAGGCCGAGGGCACGGTGGTGACGCGGGCGCGCACCGCCGACAACGCGGCGCACCTCGCGATCGGCTTCCTCGAGCGGATGGCGGCGCAGTACGGCGGCACGCGGCTCGGCCGGCAGGAACTAGACGGCGAGCTGATCGAGGATCGCGGCGACGCGCTCTGGCGGCGCGCCGATATCGAGACGGCGCGCATCGATGGGGCACCGGACCTGGCGCGCATCGTGGTGGCGGTCGATCCGCCGGCGACGCGGCGCTCCGGCATCTGCGGCATCGTCGCGGCGGGAGTGGGCCGCGACGGCATCGGCTATGTGCTTGCCGACGCGACGCTGCGGGAAGTGCGGCCGGCGGAATGGGCGGCGCGTGCGGTGGCGCTCTACCGGCGGCTGGGCGCCGACGCGCTGGTCGCGGAGGTCAACCAGGGCGGCGACATGGTCGCGGCGGTGATCCGCGAAGTCGATGCCGGCGTGCCGGTGAAGGAAGTGCGGGCGACGCGCGGCAAGTACCTCCGCGCCGAGCCCGTCGCGGCACTTTATGCGCAGGGGCGGGTGCGGCACGCCGGCGCGTTCCCGGAGCTGGAGGACGAACTCTGCGACTTCGGCACGGACGGGCTTTCCGCCGGGCGCTCGCCGGACCGGCTCGATGCGCTGGTGTGGGCGCTGACCGCGCTGATGCTGGGTGAGGGCGGCGAGCCGAAGGTGCGGCGGATGTGA
- a CDS encoding DUF423 domain-containing protein has product MTQDWFSRLTIAVAGILGAIGIIAAAGASHAGDERILGALSLIALTQAPALLALGLLAPKQLIARIATTLIALGALIFCADLATRHFTGAALFPMSAPIGGSAMILGWALLVPAAFLLRR; this is encoded by the coding sequence ATGACCCAAGACTGGTTCAGCCGCCTCACGATCGCCGTCGCGGGCATACTCGGCGCCATCGGCATCATCGCGGCGGCCGGCGCCAGTCACGCCGGCGACGAACGCATCCTCGGCGCCCTGTCGCTGATCGCCCTCACCCAGGCGCCGGCGCTCCTCGCGCTCGGCCTGCTCGCGCCGAAGCAACTGATCGCGCGCATCGCAACGACGCTGATCGCCCTCGGCGCCCTCATCTTCTGCGCTGACCTCGCGACGCGCCACTTCACCGGCGCCGCGTTGTTCCCGATGTCCGCGCCCATCGGCGGCAGCGCCATGATCCTCGGCTGGGCGCTACTCGTGCCCGCCGCGTTCCTGCTGCGCCGGTAG
- a CDS encoding response regulator transcription factor has product MRILVVEDDADLNRQLSDALKEAGYVVDSAKDGEEGHFLGDTEPYDAVVLDIGLPVLDGISVLEKWRRDGRTMPVLILTARDRWSDKVQGIDAGADDYVAKPFHIEEVLARVRALVRRAAGHATNEIEIGPVRLDAKAGKVTVDGNPVKLTSHEYRVLEYLMHHRDRVVSRTELIEHLYDQDFDRDSNTIEVFVGRLRKKLAADIIETVRGLGYRLVVPGNAD; this is encoded by the coding sequence GTGCGGATCCTGGTGGTGGAGGACGACGCCGACCTGAACCGGCAGCTCAGCGACGCGCTGAAGGAAGCGGGCTACGTGGTCGATTCCGCGAAGGACGGCGAGGAGGGCCACTTCCTCGGCGACACCGAGCCTTACGATGCGGTCGTGCTCGACATCGGCCTGCCGGTGCTCGACGGCATCAGCGTGCTGGAGAAATGGCGGCGCGACGGGCGCACCATGCCGGTGCTGATCCTGACGGCGCGCGACCGCTGGAGCGACAAGGTGCAGGGCATCGACGCCGGCGCCGACGACTATGTCGCCAAGCCCTTTCACATCGAGGAGGTGCTGGCGCGCGTCCGAGCGCTGGTGCGCCGCGCCGCCGGCCACGCCACCAACGAGATCGAGATCGGGCCGGTGCGGCTCGACGCCAAGGCCGGCAAGGTCACCGTCGACGGCAATCCAGTAAAGCTGACCTCGCATGAATATCGCGTGCTCGAGTATCTCATGCATCATCGCGACCGCGTCGTCTCGCGCACCGAATTGATCGAGCATCTCTACGATCAGGATTTCGACCGCGACTCCAACACCATCGAGGTGTTCGTCGGACGGCTGAGGAAGAAGCTCGCCGCCGACATCATCGAGACGGTGCGCGGGCTGGGCTATCGCCTTGTCGTCCCCGGCAATGCGGACTAA
- a CDS encoding ATP-binding protein has translation MRTNSLAFRLIVAAGLWSAIALIVAGFILTSLYRHNAERAFDDRLGVYLKTLIGNLAGQDPDAPFAEPGNLGEQRFELLYSGWYWQVRQPGGGAIVLSSRSLFSDTLDIAKATGTEANDGVTSGALVGPDKQHLRVLSQTVTFDAARKFDVLVAGDAGDLETQIAGFGANVAATLAIFGIGLILATTIQTRWGLRPLDRVRRGLSDLRSGKQARFDEGNLPAEIEPLVKELNALLESNKEIIDRARTQVGNLAHALKTPLSVIINESRANRTPYGSKVAEQAEAMRQQVNHYLDRARIAAQVNVIGAVTDVNPAMARLVRAMNRIHSDRGIAIAATGPETARFKGEQQDLEEIVGNLVDNACKWAKANVTVATEYVAPDDANAGRLTITVDDDGPGITAEQMAQATTRGKRLDETKPGSGLGLSIVTDLVQLYQGTFRLDRSPMGGLRAVVALPAA, from the coding sequence ATGCGGACTAACTCGCTCGCCTTCCGCCTGATCGTCGCCGCCGGCCTGTGGAGCGCGATCGCACTCATCGTCGCCGGCTTCATCCTCACCTCGCTCTATCGCCACAACGCCGAGCGCGCCTTCGACGATCGCCTCGGCGTCTATCTGAAGACGCTGATCGGCAACCTCGCCGGCCAGGATCCCGACGCGCCCTTCGCCGAACCCGGGAACCTCGGCGAGCAGCGCTTCGAACTCCTCTATTCCGGCTGGTACTGGCAGGTGCGCCAGCCGGGCGGCGGCGCCATTGTCCTATCCTCGCGCTCGCTCTTCTCCGACACGCTCGATATCGCCAAGGCGACCGGCACCGAGGCCAACGACGGCGTCACCTCGGGCGCGCTGGTCGGCCCGGATAAGCAGCATCTGCGCGTGCTCAGCCAGACCGTGACCTTCGACGCCGCCCGCAAGTTCGACGTGCTGGTCGCGGGCGACGCCGGCGACCTCGAGACGCAGATCGCCGGTTTTGGCGCAAACGTCGCGGCGACGCTGGCGATCTTCGGCATCGGCCTCATCCTCGCCACCACCATCCAGACGCGCTGGGGCCTCAGGCCGCTCGACCGCGTGCGCCGCGGCCTTTCCGATCTCAGAAGCGGCAAGCAGGCGCGTTTCGACGAGGGCAACCTGCCCGCCGAGATCGAGCCGCTGGTCAAGGAACTGAACGCGCTGCTCGAATCGAACAAGGAAATCATCGACCGCGCCCGCACTCAGGTCGGCAATCTGGCGCACGCGCTGAAGACGCCGCTCTCCGTCATCATCAACGAGTCGCGCGCCAACCGGACGCCCTACGGCAGCAAGGTCGCCGAGCAGGCGGAAGCGATGCGCCAGCAGGTCAATCATTATCTCGACCGCGCGCGCATCGCGGCGCAGGTCAACGTCATCGGCGCGGTGACCGACGTGAACCCCGCGATGGCGCGGCTGGTGCGCGCCATGAATCGCATCCACAGCGACCGCGGCATCGCGATTGCGGCGACCGGACCGGAGACGGCGCGCTTCAAGGGCGAGCAGCAGGACCTCGAGGAGATCGTCGGCAATCTCGTCGACAACGCCTGCAAGTGGGCGAAGGCCAACGTCACCGTTGCGACGGAATACGTCGCGCCCGACGACGCCAACGCCGGGAGGCTGACCATCACCGTCGACGACGACGGCCCCGGCATCACGGCTGAGCAGATGGCGCAGGCGACGACACGCGGCAAGCGGCTCGACGAGACCAAGCCGGGGTCTGGGCTGGGACTGTCGATCGTGACCGACTTGGTGCAGCTTTATCAGGGGACGTTCCGGCTGGATCGGTCGCCGATGGGCGGGCTGAGGGCGGTGGTGGCGTTGCCGGCGGCGTAG
- a CDS encoding type II toxin-antitoxin system HicA family toxin, which produces MNASELRRLLAKKGCKFATHRGGSGHITVTRGQRKTQLPMHGGSKELGTKLVKKILKDLELE; this is translated from the coding sequence ATGAACGCCAGTGAACTCAGACGACTGCTTGCCAAAAAGGGCTGCAAATTCGCGACCCATCGGGGTGGTAGCGGTCATATCACAGTCACGCGGGGCCAACGAAAAACACAACTGCCGATGCACGGCGGCTCGAAAGAGCTTGGAACAAAGCTCGTAAAAAAAATCTTGAAAGACTTGGAGCTCGAATAG